In one window of Nicotiana tabacum cultivar K326 chromosome 12, ASM71507v2, whole genome shotgun sequence DNA:
- the LOC107809811 gene encoding protein SMALL AUXIN UP-REGULATED RNA 51-like → MAIRKSNKLSQTAMLKQIMKRCSSLGKKNGSYNDEQLGLPLDVPKGHFVVYVGENRTRYIVPISILSRPEFRSLLQRAEEEFGFDHDMGLTIPCDEDVFESLITSSILR, encoded by the coding sequence ATGGCTATTAGGAAATCAAACAAGTTGTCACAAACAGCAATGTTGAAGCAAATCATGAAAAGATGTTCAAGTTTGGGTAAGAAAAATGGATCCTATAATGACGAGCAATTAGGGCTTCCATTAGACGTACCAAAAGGCCATTTTGTAGTTTACGTTGGAGAAAATAGAACAAGATATATTGTTCCAATTTCTATTTTATCAAGACCTGAATTTCGTAGCCTCCTTCAACGTGCAGAAGAAGAATTTGGTTTTGATCATGATATGGGTCTTACAATTCCTTGTGATGAAGATGTTTTCGAATCTCTAATTACTTCGTCAATACTAAGGTAA
- the LOC107787217 gene encoding protein SMALL AUXIN UP-REGULATED RNA 51-like encodes MAIRKSNKLSQTAMLKQIMKRCSSLGKKNGSYNDEQLGLPLDVPKGHFVVYVGENRTRYIVPISILSRPEFRSLLQRAEEEFGFDHDMGLTIPCDEDVFESLTSSILSCCQCDKKVTGSSRENSLL; translated from the exons ATGGCTATTAGGAAATCAAACAAGTTGTCACAAACAGCAATGTTGAAGCAAATCATGAAAAGATGTTCAAGTTTGGGTAAGAAAAATGGATCCTATAATGACGAGCAATTAGGGCTTCCATTAGACGTACCAAAAGGCCATTTTGTAGTTTACGTTGGAGAAAATAGAACAAGATATATTGTTCCAATTTCTATTTTATCAAGACCTGAATTTCGTAGCCTCCTTCAACGTGCAGAAGAAGAATTTGGTTTTGATCATGATATGGGTCTTACAATTCCTTGTGATGAAGATGTTTTCGAATCTCTAACTTCGTCAATACTAAG TTGTTGCCAATGTGACAAGAAGGTCACAGGTTCTAGCCGTGAAAATAGTCTTTTGTAG
- the LOC142166996 gene encoding uncharacterized protein LOC142166996 — translation MAGKSHEFRQKRPGLVCDYCGYKGDLKQSCYKIARYPPNFKSKKKDQNTGGRTYVNNATTSEMKQEVMMPTQGNFFAEEHYKQLVNLLQKTNTSDCSTNTACIIVLMVNVVANDHVWIVDSGATHHVTHCKNALSNLKRADNRTDVVQLPTGNKADITHTEDAVVLGDKSIEGVLYVPDFKFNILLVSKLTKQLCCSVGFYPDFCILSGALQWQGVGIGRENNRLYLIKENLPVTTTSFLKGYGDTKLWHLRLGHASAKSMEHISALNNKIHTGVQDNCEVFPLANNLPKGDKFTVRARKVVLIGYSETQKGYRLYDLENMSIFVSRDVMFKEEIFPFRNNTCPDDAEDLFTSPNSLEAAEMQQSHPTVLPFTYQNMQPQIEDTTNTTVGETTNDARGLDNVILDGEHENVAQVNDNSIDGQAVEPTEAQQHSSEPTESEQEVKPTEAQEHSLELTENGNVHPQQTSTHMGTRKSGRQGKPSIWLKDYSYLSIFSVLTEPQSFKEAVHDPRRIEAMNQEIKALEDNHTYEVVDLPEGEKPIGSK, via the exons ATGGCAGGAAAGAGTCATGAGTTCAGACAAAAAAGGCCAGGATTAGTCTGTGATTACTGTGGTTATAAAGGAGACCTCAAGCAAAGTTGTTACAAGATAGCAAGGTACCCACCAAATTTCAAAAGCAAGAAGAAAGACCAAAACACAGGAGGAAGGACCTATGTGAACAATGCAACCACCAGTGAGATGAAGCAGGAGGTTATGATGCCAACTCAAGGAAATTTCTTTGCTGAGGAACATTATAAACAATTGGTGAATTTGTTGCAGAAAACAAACACAAGTGACTGTTCTACAAATACTGCATGTATTATCGTTTTAATGGTAAATGTAGTTGCTAATGATCATGTTTGGATAGTTGACTCAGGAGCAACACATCATGTGACACATTGCAAGAATGCTCTAAGTAATCTTAAAAGAGCAGACAATAGAACAGATGTAGTTCAATTACCAACTGGCAATAAAGCAGACATAACACATACAGAAGATGCAGTAGTGTTAGGAGACAAAAGTATTGAAGGAGTTCTATATGTGCCAGATTTTAAATTCAATATATTATTAGTATCTAAACTTACTAAGCAATTATGTTGCTCAGTAGGTTTTTACCCTGATTTCTGCATATTATCAGGGGCTCTACAATGGCAAGGTGTGGGGATTGGTAGAGAAAATAATAGATTGTACCTGATAAAAGAGAACCTACCAGTAACAACAACAAGCTTCTTAAAGGGTTATGGAGATACAAAACTGTGGCATTTGAGGCTAGGCCATGCATCAGCTAAATCTATGGAACACATTTCAGCATTGAATAATAAGATACATACTGGAGTGCAGGACAATTGTGAAGTATTTCCTTTGGCAAA TAACCTACCTAAGGGTGATAAGTTCACAGTTAGGGCAAGAAAGGTTGTTCTTATTGGATATTCAGAGACTCAAAAGGGTTACAGGCTATATGATCTTGAAAATATGAGCATATTTGTTAGCAGGGATGTGATGTTCAAGGAGGAGATATTTCCTTTTAGAAATAATACATGCCCAGATGATGCAGAGGATCTTTTTACCTCTCCAAATTCATTGGAGGCAGCAGAGATGCAACAATCACATCCAACTGTACTTCCATTTACATATCAGAATATGCAGCCACAGATTGAAGACACTACTAATACTACAGTAGGGGAAACCACAAATGATGCAAGAGGTTTAGACAATGTCATACTAGATGGAGAACATGAGAATGTAGCTCAGGTGAATGACAATTCTATTGATGGCCAAGCAGTTGAGCCAACAGAAGCCCAACAACATTCTTCAGAACCAACAGAATCTGAACAAGAAGTTAAGCCAACAGAAGCTCAGGAGCACTCCTTGGAACTAACAGAGAATGGAAATGTACATCCTCAACAAACATCTACACATATGGGAACTCGGAAGTCTGGTCGACAAGGAAAGCCTTCCATTTGGCTTAAGGATTAC TCCTACCTTAGTATTTTTTCAGTCTTAACTGAGCCACAGTCTTTCAAAGAAGCTGTACATGATCCAAGGCGGATAGAAGCGATGAACCAAGAGATTAAAGCACTTGAAGATAATCACACCTATGAAGTGGTGGACCTGCCAGAGGGTGAAAAGCCAATTGGTTCTAAGTGA